A genomic region of Arachis hypogaea cultivar Tifrunner chromosome 5, arahy.Tifrunner.gnm2.J5K5, whole genome shotgun sequence contains the following coding sequences:
- the LOC112803615 gene encoding protein FAR1-RELATED SEQUENCE 5-like, protein MAEGAEEFVQQTNSPSEIVASQSISENIENYTSSDEVINQAIGDEEVDPEVGMCFGTLEDARAYYYRYAARTGFVVKIRTTGWETINDQRVVVNQALHCNRDGYRTSRVKAPQRRKTVASTNCKARCYLALDKMTGQWRISRVEVSHSHPLNPKLSGMFSANRQLSMHVKDLIQQNDQAGIRPSKTYQALANAVGGPANLTFTEKDVRNYISRHLRISGDETDPKELLKHFSRMKELNPSFFFEIDVDENHSIRNVFWADARCRAAWEYFGDVVTFDTTYKTNRYDVPFGSFVGVNHHGMSTLLGCALLRNEDTHMFADRHMWVPVFFKDEFWAGMRSTQRSESMHSVFDKYLNSKSSLLQFVRQYQNCVIDKEQKELECDAADLRGIIPCVSSSPIEKQFQREYTNSMFRDVQDQFIKKADCDISLINHHGTSIVCEVDQQKMVFDMSVYIRYQVVYCSQSSDVQCDCFMFQSNGILCCHSLAVLLHFRVTSVSSQYILSRWSKNVSRRHTYIRSSIDMDRSDESMTIFRQLCSDFYNIAQDFVATPEVAAILRGAMDSAREKLREHKEFEHQAAHVPSAIYSHTHDECPVSMDELHGPRRVPTRGRPTSTRLGVDLEKSIKKRARKNKNTHNHNKETFLEDSKFNITTYHKH, encoded by the exons ATGGCAGAAGGTGCTGAAGAATTTGTACAACAGACGAACTCACCCAGTGAAATTGTTGCCAGTCAATCAATTTCTGAGAATATAGAAAACTACACTAGCTCtgatgag GTCATAAACCAAGCCATTGGTGACGAGGAGGTAGATCCCGAGGTGGGAATGTGCTTCGGCACATTAGAAGATGCGCGTGCATATTATTACCGATATGCGGCTAGAACTGGATTTGTCGTCAAAATAAGAACCACCGGCTGGGAGACCATAAACGATCAGAGGGTGGTTGTTAATCAAGCTTTGCATTGTAACAGAGATGGATACCGCACATCCCGTGTAAAGGCACCCCAGAGAAGGAAAACAGTGGCCTCAACAAACTGCAAAGCCCGTTGCTATTTGGCATTAGATAAAATGACAGGGCAGTGGAGAATTTCTCGAGTAGAGGTATCTCACTCACACCCGCTTAATCCGAAGCTATCTGGCATGTTCTCAGCAAACCGTCAGCTAAGTATGCATGTGAAGGACCTGATACAGCAAAATGACCAAGCTGGCATTAGACCGAGTAAGACGTACCAGGCACTAGCCAATGCAGTCGGTGGCCCTGCCAACCTCACCTTTACAGAGAAGGATGTTAGAAATTACATTAGTCGTCACTTACGCATTTCCGGGGATGAGACGGATCCAAAAGAGTTACTTAAGCACTTCTCACGGATGAAGGAGCTCAATCCAAGCTTTTTCTTTGAAATAGATGTGGATGAAAACCATAGcattagaaatgtgttttgggccGATGCTCGGTGTAGAGCTGCATGGGAATATTTTGGTGATGTCGTGACGTTTGACACTACTTACAAGACTAATAG gtacGACGTGCCGTTTGGGTCTTTCGTAGGTGTCAACCACCATGGGATGTCTACGCTTCTTGGGTGCGCATTATTGCGGAATGAGGACACTC ATATGTTTGCTGACCGACACATGTGGGTGCCAGTatttttcaaggatgaattctGGGCTGGCATGAGGAGCACACAGCGTAGTGAGAGCATGCATTCAGTTTTTGATAAGTACTTAAATAGTAAGAGCTCTTTGTTGCAATTTGTTCGCCAATACCAAAACTGTGTTATAGACAAGGAGCAAAAGGAGCTTGAGTGTGACGCTGCTGATTTAAGGGGTATTATCCCTTGTGTTTCCAGCTCACCAATAGAGAAGCAGTTCCAGAGAGAATATACAAACTCCATGTTTCGAGACGTTCAGGATCAATTTATAAAAAAGGCCGATTGTGACATCTCCTTAATCAACCATCATGGCACAAGTATAGTTTGTGAAGTTGACCAACAAAAGATGGTGTTTGACATGTCAGTGTACATCAGATACCAAGTCGTGTATTGCTCGCAATCATCAGACGTTCAATGTGATTGCTTTATGTTCCAATCGAATGGTATTCTATGCTGCCACAGTCTTGCTGTTCTTCTACATTTTCGTGTGACATCAGTGTCCTCACAATACATTCTATCCCGATGGAGTAAGAATGTTAGTCGGAGACACACATACATCAGGAGTAGCATTGACATGGACCGTTCTGATGAAAGCATGACAATTTTTAGGCAATTGTGTTCTGATTTTTACAACATCGCTCAGGATTTTGTGGCTACTCCAGAGGTTGCTGCTATATTGCGTGGTGCCATGGACAGTGCTCGGGAGAAGCTCAGAGAACACAAGGAATTCGAGCATCAAGCTGCACATGTACCAAGTGCGATTTACTCACATACGCATGATGAGTGTCCCGTTAGCATGGATGAGCTACATGGCCCACGTCGTGTTCCTACGCGAGGTCGTCCAACTTCCACCAGACTTGGGGTAGATCTGGAAAAATCTATTAAGAAGAGGGCACGCAAAAACAAGAACACTCACAATCACAATAAG gaAACATTCTTGGAGGATTCGAAGTTTAACATCACTACATATCATAAGCATTAG